In Haladaptatus cibarius D43, the sequence GATGATGATGGCGTGAACGACCTGCACCAAGTTGAGCGGTGCGCCCACCGCGAGGACGGCTTTCACCGCAAGGCTGGCCCAGATGTTCTGCCGAATGACGCCGTTCGCTTTCCGGGCGAGTCTGCGGAGGTACGGGAGTTTCGACAGATCGTCGCTCATCAGGGCCACGTCGGCGGTTTCGATGGCGGTGTCGGTTCCGGCCGCGCCCATTGCGACCCCGACCGTCGCGGCGGCCATCGCGGGCGCGTCGTTGATGCCGTCACCGACCATAGCGACACCGCCCTCGGTGAGTTCTTCGACAGCGGATACTTTCTCCTCCGGCATGAGTTCGGCCCGGAACTCGTCCACGCCGACCTGTTCCGCGATTGCGCGGGCGGTGCCTTCGTTGTCTCCCGTGAGCATCACGATGTTTGAGATACCGAGGTCGTGGAGGCGTTGGACGGTCTTTTTTGCGCCGGGGCGCACTTCGTCCGCGATGGCGATGACGCCCTCCAGTTCATCCTCGGTTCCGACGAAAACGATGGTTTTTCCCTCCTGCTCAAATCGCGGGACGACCTCCGTGAGCAGGTCGAGACAGTCCTCGCGGCCGTCGCAGATGCTTTCCGGTTCGACCGATTCGACCATCTCGCCCTGTTGAACGACCGCGCTACCCCCATCAGTTGTCAGATGCGTGTGTTCGAGGTCGAAGCCCAATTCGGCGAACAGTGCAGGTTTTCCGGCGTAGTGAGTTACGCCGTCCAAATCGGCTCGGACGCCCTTCCCAGTTAAACTCTCGAAATCAGAAACTTCGCGCTCGCCGACGCCTCGGTCGTGTGCGTGGCCGATAATTGCCTCGGCAATTGGGTGTTCGCTCCGGTGTTCGATGCTGTGGGCGCACCGAAGCACGTCGTCCGCGCTGTTGCCGTTGAGCGAGAGAACGTCCGTGACGGTCAGTTCGCCCTTTGTCAGCGTACCCGTTTTGTCGAAGGCGACCGAATCGAGTTCGCCCATCGCTTCGAGGTGGTCGCCACCTTTGATGAGAACCCCGTTTCGCGCCGAACTGGTGAGTCCGGACACCACGCTGACGGGCGTGCTGATGACGAATGCACAGGGACACGCGACGACCAGAAGCGTCAGTCCGCGGGTGAACCAGTCCTGAAATGATCCATCGAGGAAGAGCGGCGGCACCGCGGCGGTGAGAACCGCCGCGACGACCACGACGGGGGTGTAGTAGCGCGCAAATCGATCGACGAACTGCTCGTGTTCGGTTTGGTTGCCCTGTGCGTCCTCGACCATCTCCACGATGTTCGAGATGGTCGAATCGTCCGCTTCCGCGGTCGATTCGACTTCGAGGTAGCCCTCTTCGTTTACCGTCCCGGCGAACACCTCGTCGCCGACTTCCTTCTCGACTGGGACGCTTTCGCCCGTGATTGGTGCCTGATTGACCGAACTCGTTCCCTCGCGTACGTCGCCGTCCACCGGGATTTTCTCGCCGGGACGGACGACCACGGTGTCGCCGACGTGAACGTCTTCGACTGGCACCGTTTTTTCGCCACCTTCCCGGCGAACAGTCGCCATGTCGGGCGACAAGTCCATCAGTTCGCGCAGGGAGTTTCGCGCTCTGTCCATCGAAAATCGTTCGAGGAGTTCGGCGACGCTGAACAGCACCGCGAGCGTCGCGGCTTCGAAGTAGAGATTGACGGCCAGCGCGCCGAGGATGCCGACGGACATCAACAGGTCGATGTCGAGACTGGCGTTTTTCGCGGAATAGTAGCCGTTTCGAACGATTTCCTGCCCGCCGATTGCGGTGGCCACGAGGAAACCGATGTCCGCGGCGGTGAACGTCCGACCGACTGCGGCAAACAGTTCGGGATTCGAAGCAGGGAAGAAGAACTCAAATATCAGTCCGAAGACGAGAAAAATCCCGCCAGCCCACGTTTTTAGCGCGCGAGTGCTCTTCCACACCGTGTGCGGGGATTCGACCGCCGAACCGTTGGAACTGTCGTCGGTTGTTACCTCTTCCACCTCGTAGCCTGCACTCTCAACTGCCGTCACGAGGTCGTCGTGGGATGCGTCCGAGGAGGTGGTGATAACGACTCGGCCCGACGTGGGCTGTGTGTCGTACTCCATGACGCCCGGAACATCCGAAAGTGCGTTTTCGACTTTTCCGGCACAGGACGGACAGTCCATACTGGGAACTGAAAGCGTCTCGCTTCGCGTGTCATCCACATCGTAGCCCGCGCTCTCGACGGCGGTTCGGATAGCATCTGCATCGGTTCGGTTAGCGTCGAACGTGACGACTAACCGGCCCGAGGTCACTTGCGCGTCGGTTTCCTCGACCGCGTCAAGCGATTCGACGCTTTTCGTCACTTTCCCGGCGCAAGACGGGCAGTCCATGCTAGGAATCGAGAGACGAAGCGTCTCAGCCTCGTTGTTACTCATTATCGAACCGTAGTCGCTGAAGAGTTATTAATTGCACTGCCACAAAACCGGGGCAGTTTATGGAATTATTATTAAATAATACACCCATAGTTAACAATAAGACGCTCGTATAACTTCGTTTCTCTGCGTTGCACAAACGTTTCATCGGCACATTTGGTGTGAAAAACACCGTTCAAAACCGTTCAATCTGTTAATAGACCGTTGAAAACGGAAACGGTGCATAACCATCGTTCTCACTTATTGGGGTCGCAGTGTACCGTGTAACTGGGTAGTATGACGCACATCAAAGCAAGCGCCGCCCTAGCGATGGTCGCTGTCGAAGTGCTCGCAGGGGTTGCATTACTGGCACTGGCGTTCGGCATCTGAAAATCGGCTGAGGGGAGTAAGCCCCCTTCTGTTCGGCTCGGCATTCGGCTAAGCGTCCGCACCGTGTGTCCGAGCTACCATGATGGCACGGACTTGCACCGGCAAGGATTCGCCGTTCCATCCATTCTTCGTGGTCCGCGCACTGACTGAGTCAGTACGACGTGGCGTGACGAAGTCACGCGCCCTTAGTGGGTTAACTCCCTCCCCTCTCGGGTCGGTTCGCACACTGCATCGGTCACACGAAGTGGTCTCGTTTCTGTTCCAGAGCCAGTGGTTTCCCACTCCGGACTTGCGTCCGGTTGCCTGCTCGGACGGTGGGGGGACTTTCCTCACGTGGGTTCCGACGTACTATCGGAACCGTCGTCCGCGGGAACCGAGCTCCCTCTGCCGGGGAAAACTAGTTCATACTCGCGTTTAAGCCGTTCGGTCTTCGTAGTCATGGGGGCTTAAAGCCAGCCAGATTGAAGGGAAGCGTTGAAGATGCTTCTGTGCATAAGCAACTTGTATGTCTGAGGCACAGGCAGTAGCCCTCTCTTACGAGGATGGCACGCGCGCGGTAGAACTCGCACGGGAGGCAGTAAATTCGTATGTTATCAATGGGCAACGAGAGCAACCGGGGAGTATGCGAGAAGCATTCTACGCCCGGACGGGCGTCTTCGTCCGGCTGGAGTCCACCCGTGGGCGCGGCAGTCTCCGTGGGTGCGCTGGTGCCTACGACACGAGCGAACAGTTAGGACACCAAATCGTCGATTCCGCCATCGCGGCGGCAAGCGGCGACTCCTGCGGGTCGGAAATCGAACCCGCCGAGTTGTCGAATCTCAACATCTCCGTGTTCATCGTCGAAAACACGATGTTGACCGACAACCCAACGCGAGACATGACGTTGGGTCGCCACGGTGTCGCGGTCGAAGGCCACGGCAAGCACGCGTGGATGTACCCGACGCTCCCCACCGAACACAACTGGAGCGAATTCGAGTATCTCGACCGAGCGTGTCGAAAAGCAGGACTTCCCCACGGCGCGTGGGAAGAAGACGACGTGTTCGTCACCCTCATCGAAGGGCCAGTGTTCCGCGAGCGGAAACCCGAAGGAAGTATCGAACGGATTTAAAATCGACCAATCGAGCGAAGATAGAACGTAGAAATCGACCAAATTCAGAAATCCACCAGCGAAGCGTCGTCGCGGGCGCGACGAGCGGCAGTGTCAATATCGAACTCTCGAACGATTTTACCGTCACGAATGAGCGGTTGCAGTAGCGGTTCGCCGTCAGCATCAGGTTCGTGACGCGCGAGGGAAACGTGATGGCCACCGTCTGCGGTTCGATACACCTGTTTTTTACCCGAGAGTTTCCCGCGTTTTGCCACCGGTTTATCGTTGATTTCCACGATGTCGAGCGCAAAATCGACCGGTTCCGCACTGGTGATGTGACTGCCGACGCCGAATCCCGCCGCCACATCGCGGAGTTCGCGGAGTTCTTTGGGGCCGAGGCCCCCGCTGGCGAAGATGTCCACGTCCTCGAAGCCGTGGGAATCCAGTTCCCAGTGCAGTTCGCGTAGTATGTGTCGGAAGTCTCCCCGGCGCGACCCCGTGGTGTCGATTCTGACGCTATCCAAGGAGTCGCCGAGTGCGTTCGCCGCGCGAAGCACCTCGTCTTTTTCGTCGGAAAAAGTGTCACAGAGTGCGACACGGGGAACGTCGTCGCCGACTGCCGCATCGAATGCGCGCCACGCTTCTTCCTGTTTGCCACTGCCGAAACAGATGAGAAGCGCATGGGGCATGGTGCCGCTCGGTTCCTTGCCGAGGATTTCACCCGCCGCGACGTGTGAAAAGCCGTCCAATCCCGCGACGAGAGCCGAGCGTTCTACTACTGCGGCAATCGACGGATGGACGTGTCGCGCGCCGAAACTCACGATTTGGGAGTCCGGCGCAGCGACGCGCGCTTCGAGTGCGTTCGTCGCCATTCCCGAGGCGTGAGACAGAAAGCCGAGAAGCGAAGTTTCGTGTCGCGCGAAATCGAGATAGTTGCCTTCGATGGTACACACCGGCCCGCCGTCGAACAGTCGGCCCTCTTCCATCGCGTCCACGTCGATTGGCAATCCGGCGAGGAGATTGGCCGCGTCTTTCAGTCCGGCAAGCAGTTCGAACTCGCCCGTCGGGAACTGGTCGGCAGTCACCTCGGCGACGACGTGCGGATTCTTCCCCGCGGCTTCGAGAGTCGTTTCGGTACGCAAAAAGTAGGCGTCCGTCGCGGTTCCGTCACGAATCGCATCCTCCGAAACCACGTCGAATCGGTCGCTCACGCGAACCACCTGTTGCTCATACCGGGGGTATTCCCCGCGACAGCGAAAAACCACCGGGTTTGTCGGGCAGAGAATCGGAAAAAGTTAGAGCTATGCCTGCGGCGCGGAATTGCGTCGAACGTCCGAAAGGTCGTTGACCGTCGGCGCGTTCACGATAACGACGGTGTCGCCGTTCTGCTGGACGTAGAAGGCGTCACCGAAACCGGTGCTGTCCGGTACCGTCCACGTGTTCTGTCGGCCATCCACCTGCTTTGCGTTGCGATAGTTGAGCAGTCGTTTGTAGCCGTCCACGAACTCCGTAGCGTCCTTGTTCGAGTCCCATTTGGTTTTAAAGACGTATCCCGTCTCGTTTCTCGGCGTGTTGTCGTTCGTGTAGGCGACGATTTTGTCGCCGTCCCAGCCTTCGGTCGGCGTACTTTGGTAGTTCAGCGGGTCGAAATCCTGTGGATTACCCTCGCTATCCCTGTTGATGAACCCGTTGGCGGGAATAACCGGCGCGCGCTGACTCTCGTAGGCGGGGTACATGAACATCGAGAAGATGCCCGCTTCGCCGACTTCACCGAAGTTCGGACGGCCCTCGGGTTTCAGACGCTCCCAACCGTTGCTGGTTCTGTCCTGCACGGTAATCTGTGCTGGCTCGTCGTCGGGATACTTTTCGGGGTGGATTACCTGCTCGGTGCTGGCGGGTGGATTTTCGTAGAGTGCGTTGACATCCTCCCAGCCCTGTTCTTCGTGGATTTGTTTTACGAACGGCGGGCCGTCGCTGTACGGTTGGAATTTGAGCAGATACGGGCCGATGTTGGCGAGTTGGCCCCCGCCACTGCTTTCGCTCTCGTCGGGCATCAGGCACGTTCCCTGCCACGCGTTGTTACACCGCTGTTCGTAGAGATAGTCGAGATAGTTGCCGTCGCCCTCGACGACGCCGTCGATGGCGTTGTGTCGCTCACGGGTGGATTGGTCGAACGAGTCGAAGCCGAACTTCTGGTCTTGGAGCGCGTGGAACAACTCCTGTGACAGCGTAATCTCGTTCATCTTGGGCGAGCTCTGGTTGTTCGAGATGATGACGATGGACTCCTCTCCGGGGCTGTAGTAGCCGCCGACCGACGTTCCGGAGTTTTGGGTCTGCACCGCAATGGAGTCGGTCGATTCGTCAATCATCATCAGCGCCTCGAATTTGACGTTGTCGAACAGCGTGCGCTTCGGTGGCGACGTCTGTTTTCCCTGCTCGCTCCGGAACTCGTCGCGCGCGATAACTTTTACCGGAACTTTCTTATCGAACTCCAGTCCTCGAATCTTCTCGACGCGGGCCATCGAGCGACTGACGACGGCGTCGAGTTCCGAATCGTTCAGTCCGTCGTTACGGGTCACATTGACCGTCTCGTTGAACCAGTAGCCTTCCTCCCATCCTAGCACGTCGGATTCGGGGTCGGGTGGGTGAACTGCTTGTTTCTCGCCCGATGGAGTGTCATCGGGGGCTTGCGTCGTGTTCGTCACGTCGGGGTCGTCCGTGGTCGTGTCCTCGGTGGGAGTCGATGAACACCCAGCTAAGACGAGCATGAGAGCGACCGCGACAACGGTAATCGTTCGCATTCCTGTAGGGGACAGGTAGGACTACTGTGTAAAAAAGGTCGTGAATGTGACGTGACACAACAGATGTGTTACCTTCGAAACGGTTTGGTGGGAACCTGACGTAGGATGCGACATGAACTTCGACCCAGATTCGACCGCCGTCGTCGTCGTTGACATGCAAAACGGCTTCTGTCACCCGGACGGAAGCCTTTACGCGCCGGGGAGTGAGGGCGTTTTCGACCGAATTCAAGAACTTCTCGCACGCGCGCGCGAGTCAGGTGCGTCCGCGGTGTTCACCCGCGACGTTCACCCGCCGGAGCAGTTCGAGGACGCGCACTACTACGACGAGTTCGACCGCTGGGGAGAACACGTCGTCGAAGGGACGTGGGAAACCGAAATCGTGGACGAACTCGACGTGCGCGAGGACGACCACGTCGTCACGAAACACACCTACGACGCCTTCTACCAGACCGATCTCGAAGGCTATCTCGATACTCACGGCATCAAAGACCTGCTCATCTGCGGAACGCTGGCAAACGTCTGTGTCCTCCACACCGCCGGAAGCGCGGGATTGCGGGATTTCAAGCCGGTCATCGTGGAGGACGCCGTGGGATACATCGAAGAAGGTCACAAGGAGTACGCAGTGGAACACTCGGCGTGGTTGTTCGGGGAAGGCGTGGAGTTAGACGACGTTGAGTTTTCGTAAGGGATTCGAACCCGAAATCGGCGGTTTGGTGGGCAGGCCGTGACCTGCCCGCCAAGTAGCCAAACGAACCAACAGCACGGAACTCGAACTCCAAACCAGTGCCAGCACACGACCACAATTCGGACGGCCCGGAAGACGACGTGAACTATCGAGGACACCCCGAAAAGTACGTCGAGAACTACGAACTCGACGGAAGCGAAAAAGGCGTGTTCAAAGTCGAACCGTACAAATCCGAACTGCTTCCGCACTGGTCGTATGCCGACCCCGAATCAGCAGAAGAGTCGGCGAAGAAACTGTTCGAACAGTACGAAACGTACCGCGAGAACGACGACTTCATCGGGATGGATATGGCGCGAAAATACTGCCAGATGGGGTTTACGAGAGCAATGCGCTACGCGAAATATCCCGGCGGGAAGAAGTACGACGACGATGGCGAAGAACGAGAACCGGAACGCTGGGCCGACCCCGAAAAGCGCGAAGCGGCGAAAATTTTTAAACGAAGATGGGACGAGATTCGCCACGATGAAAGATACCAGACGTTGAAAGAAAACCATCGAAATCGCACGCAGTAGTTAGCCAACCTTCGAACGAGTAGATGCCCGACGGACTCAGTGGATACTCACGGAAATCGAGTCCCCGGCCGAAAAGTCGTGGCCCGGGCAGACGAGTTTCGCGCCGAACTGCTCGCGCGCGACGAACAGCGAGAGGCCGGTAATCGGCGTTCCGTTCACGCGAATTTCCACGTCGTTCCACGTCACGGTTCGTCCGTCGGCGCTGCCGACGGACGAATTCAAAAGCGAGACCGAATCAGAACTATCGGTGGCCGAATCGGAACACCCACTTCGGTTTCCCAGCGCGCCGCCGCCCTCGTAATGTGGGAGTCCGCCGTCGAGTACGGTAGTTTCATCGCCTGTAATACCAGCGATTCCGACGAATCGTTCGCCCGGCGCAGGATGCGTCGGTGAATCGAGGACGACGAAGGTGTCGCCAGTGGCGACCACGCGACCTGACCCGTCCCATGCAAGCGGTTCGATTTCGACCGGGCACTCCATCGGAAGCGACCCAGAGGCACGAACCGGGTTCGAATCTTGCGGACGAAAGCCGAGGTGGATGTGGTTTGCGACCCACGGCGCGAAGAATCCCGAGCGAACCATCTCGCCCAGCGAGTCACCGATTTCGATCCAGTTGCCGGGTTCGACGCCGGGCTTTACGTGGAGCATCCGAGCTAGATAGTCGCCGGTATCGACCACGATGAGATAGTCCTGCGCCACGGCGTAGTGTTTCCGCGGAGCGGTCACCGTCCGCGTTTCGACCACTTCG encodes:
- a CDS encoding heavy metal translocating P-type ATPase, which encodes MSNNEAETLRLSIPSMDCPSCAGKVTKSVESLDAVEETDAQVTSGRLVVTFDANRTDADAIRTAVESAGYDVDDTRSETLSVPSMDCPSCAGKVENALSDVPGVMEYDTQPTSGRVVITTSSDASHDDLVTAVESAGYEVEEVTTDDSSNGSAVESPHTVWKSTRALKTWAGGIFLVFGLIFEFFFPASNPELFAAVGRTFTAADIGFLVATAIGGQEIVRNGYYSAKNASLDIDLLMSVGILGALAVNLYFEAATLAVLFSVAELLERFSMDRARNSLRELMDLSPDMATVRREGGEKTVPVEDVHVGDTVVVRPGEKIPVDGDVREGTSSVNQAPITGESVPVEKEVGDEVFAGTVNEEGYLEVESTAEADDSTISNIVEMVEDAQGNQTEHEQFVDRFARYYTPVVVVAAVLTAAVPPLFLDGSFQDWFTRGLTLLVVACPCAFVISTPVSVVSGLTSSARNGVLIKGGDHLEAMGELDSVAFDKTGTLTKGELTVTDVLSLNGNSADDVLRCAHSIEHRSEHPIAEAIIGHAHDRGVGEREVSDFESLTGKGVRADLDGVTHYAGKPALFAELGFDLEHTHLTTDGGSAVVQQGEMVESVEPESICDGREDCLDLLTEVVPRFEQEGKTIVFVGTEDELEGVIAIADEVRPGAKKTVQRLHDLGISNIVMLTGDNEGTARAIAEQVGVDEFRAELMPEEKVSAVEELTEGGVAMVGDGINDAPAMAAATVGVAMGAAGTDTAIETADVALMSDDLSKLPYLRRLARKANGVIRQNIWASLAVKAVLAVGAPLNLVQVVHAIIIGDMGMTFGVTSNAMRLAGVKPDDD
- a CDS encoding TIGR00296 family protein translates to MSEAQAVALSYEDGTRAVELAREAVNSYVINGQREQPGSMREAFYARTGVFVRLESTRGRGSLRGCAGAYDTSEQLGHQIVDSAIAAASGDSCGSEIEPAELSNLNISVFIVENTMLTDNPTRDMTLGRHGVAVEGHGKHAWMYPTLPTEHNWSEFEYLDRACRKAGLPHGAWEEDDVFVTLIEGPVFRERKPEGSIERI
- a CDS encoding nicotinate phosphoribosyltransferase, producing MSDRFDVVSEDAIRDGTATDAYFLRTETTLEAAGKNPHVVAEVTADQFPTGEFELLAGLKDAANLLAGLPIDVDAMEEGRLFDGGPVCTIEGNYLDFARHETSLLGFLSHASGMATNALEARVAAPDSQIVSFGARHVHPSIAAVVERSALVAGLDGFSHVAAGEILGKEPSGTMPHALLICFGSGKQEEAWRAFDAAVGDDVPRVALCDTFSDEKDEVLRAANALGDSLDSVRIDTTGSRRGDFRHILRELHWELDSHGFEDVDIFASGGLGPKELRELRDVAAGFGVGSHITSAEPVDFALDIVEINDKPVAKRGKLSGKKQVYRTADGGHHVSLARHEPDADGEPLLQPLIRDGKIVREFDIDTAARRARDDASLVDF
- a CDS encoding Hvo_1808 family surface protein — translated: MRTITVVAVALMLVLAGCSSTPTEDTTTDDPDVTNTTQAPDDTPSGEKQAVHPPDPESDVLGWEEGYWFNETVNVTRNDGLNDSELDAVVSRSMARVEKIRGLEFDKKVPVKVIARDEFRSEQGKQTSPPKRTLFDNVKFEALMMIDESTDSIAVQTQNSGTSVGGYYSPGEESIVIISNNQSSPKMNEITLSQELFHALQDQKFGFDSFDQSTRERHNAIDGVVEGDGNYLDYLYEQRCNNAWQGTCLMPDESESSGGGQLANIGPYLLKFQPYSDGPPFVKQIHEEQGWEDVNALYENPPASTEQVIHPEKYPDDEPAQITVQDRTSNGWERLKPEGRPNFGEVGEAGIFSMFMYPAYESQRAPVIPANGFINRDSEGNPQDFDPLNYQSTPTEGWDGDKIVAYTNDNTPRNETGYVFKTKWDSNKDATEFVDGYKRLLNYRNAKQVDGRQNTWTVPDSTGFGDAFYVQQNGDTVVIVNAPTVNDLSDVRRNSAPQA
- a CDS encoding cysteine hydrolase family protein, yielding MNFDPDSTAVVVVDMQNGFCHPDGSLYAPGSEGVFDRIQELLARARESGASAVFTRDVHPPEQFEDAHYYDEFDRWGEHVVEGTWETEIVDELDVREDDHVVTKHTYDAFYQTDLEGYLDTHGIKDLLICGTLANVCVLHTAGSAGLRDFKPVIVEDAVGYIEEGHKEYAVEHSAWLFGEGVELDDVEFS
- a CDS encoding DUF4385 domain-containing protein, with amino-acid sequence MPAHDHNSDGPEDDVNYRGHPEKYVENYELDGSEKGVFKVEPYKSELLPHWSYADPESAEESAKKLFEQYETYRENDDFIGMDMARKYCQMGFTRAMRYAKYPGGKKYDDDGEEREPERWADPEKREAAKIFKRRWDEIRHDERYQTLKENHRNRTQ